A genomic stretch from Methylorubrum extorquens includes:
- the yceI gene encoding polyprenyl-pyrophosphate binding protein (Evidence 2b : Function from indirect experimental evidences (e.g. phenotypes); PubMedId : 11298273, 15741337, 1840644, 9298646; Product type c : carrier): MKRTHALAALLLAGFAFAAPGGLHAQEAAQGAPPALTKDPGQVKAGRYRLDPAHGKITWSISHLGFSTYYGQFTEVSGDLVLDPAAPAKSSLSVKIGTGSANGLNDKLNAHLKQPDFLDVGKFPEATFVSTSVEPTSPTTARVNGTLTLRGVSKPVSFDATFNQAGVNPVDKIYSVGFDGWTVIKRSEFGVNAFLPLLGDEVSLRLEGEFKLQ; the protein is encoded by the coding sequence ATGAAGCGCACGCACGCCCTCGCCGCCCTCCTGCTGGCGGGTTTCGCATTCGCCGCGCCCGGCGGTCTACACGCACAGGAGGCCGCCCAGGGAGCGCCACCCGCTCTGACCAAGGATCCGGGGCAGGTGAAGGCCGGGCGCTACCGGCTCGATCCGGCGCATGGCAAGATCACGTGGTCGATCAGCCATCTTGGCTTCTCGACCTATTACGGCCAGTTCACGGAGGTGTCGGGCGACCTCGTCCTCGATCCCGCCGCCCCGGCCAAGAGCAGCCTCTCGGTCAAGATCGGCACCGGCAGCGCCAACGGGCTCAACGACAAGCTCAACGCGCACCTCAAGCAGCCGGATTTCCTCGACGTCGGGAAGTTTCCCGAGGCGACCTTCGTCAGCACGTCGGTCGAGCCGACGAGCCCGACGACGGCGCGCGTCAACGGCACCCTGACCCTGCGCGGCGTCTCGAAGCCGGTCTCGTTCGACGCCACCTTCAATCAAGCGGGCGTCAACCCGGTCGACAAGATCTACTCGGTCGGCTTCGATGGCTGGACGGTGATCAAGCGCTCCGAGTTCGGCGTGAACGCCTTCCTGCCGCTGCTGGGCGACGAGGTGTCCCTCCGGTTGGAGGGCGAGTTCAAGCTTCAGTAG